A genomic region of Pseudobacteroides sp. contains the following coding sequences:
- a CDS encoding glycosyltransferase, whose translation MFNIYSKKVINFLVITTGIYIVYYMFWRVTKTINYSALFFSLILLAAEIYGFINYFLFALMTKDIEKGERISPPDGLNVDVFVPTYNEDLEVLEATLIGCANMNYKHTTYVLDDGRRGEVASLANQLGCVYLTRSDNKHAKAGNINAALKKTSGEFIVILDADMVPQPDLIEKTLGYFNDPKTAIVQMPQEFYNLDSVQHLNNSSHWHEQQLFYHVIQPGRNSINAPFWCGSPSIVRRSALESIGGVATESITEDFLTSIKLNSKGWSIKYHNEALAFGIAPQSIHAFNLQRLRWAQGAMKILKSKNNPLIVPGLSIKQRLAHFSAIFTYFESYQKFIYLLVPVVYLFTGVMPLKLSTGYEFLVHWAPCFILLILTNKALGRGYFRFVAVEEYNILKMFTFIKASFSLIGSGHMTFKVTPKSVESSIKSKERHEIYLHGVILAVILLSASFGMVNLLRGAFLSYSSTLCTVIAILWSVFNSYLLIIAMREVLRRIYYRHDYRFSVQLSSRFVELTGIQLYATVNDISRSGIGLTDVDTDAIDGKGKIRICLPDGILDVTGLVEYNEVSEDGSKKVGLKFDHLTSEQRMRLFNFLYVTVPRYIYNSADNMNSSIEYLPDKDSTNEIVSYCNFDLGIDQLDGELVHVQ comes from the coding sequence ATGTTTAACATATACAGCAAAAAAGTTATTAATTTTCTAGTAATAACTACAGGAATATATATAGTTTATTATATGTTCTGGAGGGTTACAAAAACAATAAACTATTCAGCATTGTTTTTCTCATTGATTTTACTCGCAGCGGAAATTTATGGATTTATTAACTACTTTCTGTTTGCACTTATGACCAAAGATATCGAAAAAGGAGAAAGGATTTCACCTCCTGATGGATTAAACGTTGATGTTTTTGTCCCTACATATAACGAGGATCTGGAAGTTCTTGAAGCCACTTTAATAGGTTGTGCAAATATGAATTACAAGCATACCACCTATGTTTTAGATGACGGTCGAAGAGGAGAAGTAGCTTCTCTCGCAAACCAATTAGGCTGCGTTTATCTTACAAGATCCGATAACAAGCATGCTAAAGCCGGCAATATAAATGCAGCACTTAAAAAAACCAGCGGAGAGTTTATTGTTATTTTAGATGCGGATATGGTTCCTCAGCCCGACCTTATAGAAAAAACATTAGGATATTTTAATGACCCTAAGACAGCAATTGTACAAATGCCTCAGGAATTTTACAATCTGGATTCGGTGCAGCATTTAAACAATTCTTCTCATTGGCATGAACAACAGCTTTTTTATCACGTTATACAACCGGGAAGAAATTCCATCAATGCTCCGTTCTGGTGCGGAAGCCCATCAATAGTGAGAAGAAGTGCATTAGAAAGCATAGGCGGAGTAGCTACAGAAAGTATAACCGAGGACTTCCTGACATCTATCAAACTAAATAGTAAAGGCTGGAGTATAAAATACCACAATGAAGCTTTAGCATTTGGAATCGCTCCTCAGTCGATACATGCTTTTAACCTTCAGAGACTGCGTTGGGCTCAAGGGGCTATGAAAATCCTAAAAAGCAAAAATAATCCCCTTATTGTTCCAGGATTGAGTATCAAACAAAGATTGGCTCATTTTTCAGCAATATTTACCTATTTTGAGTCATATCAAAAGTTTATTTACTTGTTAGTTCCTGTTGTATATTTATTTACAGGCGTTATGCCTTTAAAATTATCTACAGGATACGAGTTCCTTGTTCATTGGGCACCATGCTTCATATTACTAATTCTCACCAATAAGGCACTTGGAAGGGGCTACTTCAGATTTGTAGCAGTAGAAGAATATAATATTCTTAAAATGTTTACTTTTATAAAGGCTTCATTCAGCTTGATCGGCTCAGGACATATGACCTTTAAGGTTACTCCAAAGTCTGTTGAGAGTTCAATAAAATCAAAGGAAAGGCATGAAATCTATCTTCATGGAGTCATCCTGGCGGTTATTTTACTCTCTGCATCCTTTGGAATGGTAAATTTGTTAAGGGGTGCATTTTTATCCTACTCCTCAACCTTATGCACAGTCATAGCCATATTATGGTCCGTATTTAACAGTTACCTGTTAATCATAGCAATGCGGGAAGTATTAAGAAGAATATATTATCGTCATGATTACAGATTTAGTGTTCAGTTAAGCAGCAGGTTTGTGGAATTAACAGGTATTCAGTTGTATGCTACCGTCAATGATATTTCAAGAAGCGGAATTGGGCTTACAGATGTTGATACTGATGCAATCGACGGTAAGGGTAAAATAAGAATTTGCTTGCCGGACGGAATATTGGATGTTACTGGCCTTGTAGAATATAATGAAGTATCTGAAGACGGATCTAAAAAGGTTGGTCTTAAGTTTGATCATTTGACTTCAGAGCAGAGAATGCGTTTGTTTAATTTTCTATATGTAACTGTACCAAGGTACATATACAATTCAGCGGATAATATGAACAGCAGCATTGAATACTTACCTGATAAGGATTCTACTAATGAAATTGTGAGTTACTGTAATTTTGACCTGGGAATAGATCAGTTAGATGGTGAACTTGTCCACGTACAATAA
- a CDS encoding desulfoferrodoxin family protein, with the protein MKAPVEFFKCEACGNMVGLIKSGGGTLVCCGKPMTELKANTTEASVEKHIPVATRSDGKITVQVGSALHPMTPEHYIEWIALVSENGTERIPLSPTDEPKAVFCDKENAEVYAYCNLHGLWKADIK; encoded by the coding sequence ATGAAAGCACCAGTTGAGTTTTTTAAATGTGAAGCATGCGGTAATATGGTTGGTTTGATTAAAAGCGGCGGTGGTACTCTTGTGTGCTGCGGCAAGCCAATGACAGAACTCAAAGCAAATACAACAGAGGCTTCAGTGGAAAAGCACATTCCTGTTGCTACAAGAAGTGATGGAAAAATTACTGTGCAAGTTGGTTCTGCTTTGCATCCAATGACTCCGGAGCATTATATTGAGTGGATCGCATTAGTGAGTGAAAATGGAACCGAAAGGATTCCACTATCTCCTACAGATGAACCAAAGGCTGTTTTCTGTGATAAAGAGAATGCTGAAGTATATGCGTACTGCAATCTTCACGGTTTGTGGAAGGCAGATATAAAATAA
- a CDS encoding GNAT family N-acetyltransferase — translation MDQYNIRTIIEQELKGIYNKIERDFAANEYAPYEVLYQQIRNGAQEGMFLCKDEQDVAYAICAGSNKNRYVLISLLAVYEQFRGQGIGTVFLKELCNKYSDKLGIIVEVEKPEESTSKEEEDFRKKRIDFYEKAGFRLIPNINYSIWDVPMHLMAMPLLTSIGEINRNIGSIIYEIYLQLMGKRYIHKLKLY, via the coding sequence ATGGATCAGTATAATATACGCACAATAATAGAACAAGAATTGAAAGGGATATATAACAAAATCGAGAGAGATTTTGCTGCAAATGAATATGCCCCATACGAAGTGTTGTATCAACAGATTCGAAATGGGGCACAGGAAGGAATGTTTTTATGTAAGGATGAACAAGATGTCGCATACGCCATATGTGCAGGCAGTAACAAAAACAGATATGTTCTTATAAGTCTGCTTGCTGTATATGAGCAGTTCAGAGGGCAGGGAATCGGAACTGTGTTTCTTAAGGAGTTGTGCAATAAATATTCGGACAAACTGGGTATTATTGTTGAAGTTGAGAAGCCGGAAGAATCGACCAGTAAAGAGGAAGAAGATTTTCGTAAAAAGCGGATTGATTTTTATGAAAAAGCAGGTTTTCGCTTGATTCCCAATATAAATTATTCAATATGGGATGTACCTATGCACCTGATGGCTATGCCGCTTTTAACTTCAATTGGTGAAATTAACCGAAATATTGGAAGCATCATTTATGAAATTTACCTTCAATTAATGGGTAAACGCTATATTCATAAATTGAAATTATACTAA
- a CDS encoding PilZ domain-containing protein, whose protein sequence is MLEVKELEIKDISDSEYIENLFKKLSKKEKIDIMIDLEDGKTKNSSLEFAGKEVFMTDAAFKSKRIKITFIYNDYAFYFFTHVDGFLKINVPKTIYQLTKRELERYIVQEDENAYVITDKQKYRIVNIHTKGLSFQSTKKNHGVGDLLRNFTISLDNEVIFVDAEVRHVQKIGNLYIYGLIYKDIYWLDKMQIIKYVLKNSHTNLRNMSEYSEDEIYKLFDKSGYFESSNKGFQSNFPDMIHALRKIDNAPHIYKSFVYVDKNNQILSGASIVKLYNYTFLAQHMAVKKESKLNLTCKVDIYKAIQNYILNHDYFKYYLAYFDEDLDWHKGLFQRISEHINNSEKFLFEELIWFVSWTGEFNFSDTNNPYMVEKLNDASEFVNFAHKNIREIEKGCYCYGEDINLDKIKGIYAVKDLYADRKIFRVSENGDIVAYVVAEAYTSGLNLFNCIDSAKIYFTNTNIDRSAFLKAIYNELNNFYRKYDKSHFHILSNSSCGIDFRNINLDNFKRIRASRVIANNEGIREHKNFFKTIMS, encoded by the coding sequence ATGTTGGAAGTAAAAGAATTGGAAATAAAGGACATAAGTGATAGTGAATATATCGAAAACCTATTCAAGAAACTTTCCAAGAAGGAAAAAATAGATATAATGATAGACCTTGAAGATGGGAAAACCAAAAATTCTTCACTTGAGTTTGCAGGCAAAGAAGTATTTATGACCGATGCTGCATTCAAGAGCAAACGTATTAAAATAACCTTCATTTATAATGATTACGCCTTTTATTTTTTCACCCATGTAGATGGGTTTCTAAAAATCAATGTGCCAAAAACCATATATCAACTGACAAAAAGAGAACTTGAGCGATATATAGTTCAGGAAGATGAAAATGCTTATGTTATCACGGACAAACAGAAATATAGGATAGTCAATATACACACAAAAGGATTATCCTTTCAGTCAACTAAGAAAAATCATGGAGTTGGCGATTTGTTACGGAACTTTACAATAAGTCTGGATAACGAAGTAATTTTTGTTGACGCAGAAGTCAGGCACGTACAAAAAATTGGAAATTTATATATTTATGGACTAATTTACAAAGATATATATTGGCTTGATAAAATGCAAATTATAAAGTATGTCCTTAAAAACAGCCATACAAATTTAAGAAATATGAGTGAATACTCAGAAGATGAGATTTACAAACTTTTTGATAAATCCGGATATTTTGAGTCTTCAAATAAAGGATTCCAGAGCAATTTCCCAGATATGATCCATGCATTGAGGAAAATCGACAATGCCCCTCATATTTACAAAAGCTTTGTCTACGTAGACAAGAACAATCAAATTCTATCAGGGGCAAGCATTGTCAAGCTATATAATTATACCTTTTTGGCTCAACACATGGCAGTAAAGAAAGAGTCAAAGCTTAACCTGACTTGTAAAGTGGATATTTATAAGGCAATACAAAACTATATCTTAAACCATGATTATTTTAAATATTACTTAGCCTATTTTGACGAGGATTTGGATTGGCACAAGGGATTGTTTCAAAGAATCAGCGAGCATATCAACAACTCGGAAAAATTCTTATTTGAGGAGTTGATATGGTTTGTTTCCTGGACAGGGGAATTTAATTTCTCTGATACAAACAATCCATATATGGTTGAAAAGTTGAATGATGCAAGTGAGTTTGTCAATTTCGCACACAAAAATATAAGAGAAATAGAAAAAGGCTGCTACTGCTATGGTGAGGACATAAATCTTGATAAAATCAAAGGTATTTATGCCGTTAAAGATCTTTATGCTGATAGAAAGATTTTTAGGGTTAGCGAAAACGGTGACATAGTTGCATATGTTGTTGCAGAAGCTTATACTTCAGGCTTAAACCTGTTTAATTGCATCGATTCCGCTAAAATTTATTTTACCAATACAAATATTGACCGGAGTGCTTTTCTTAAAGCCATTTACAATGAACTAAACAATTTTTACCGTAAATATGACAAAAGCCATTTTCATATTTTATCCAACTCAAGCTGCGGCATAGATTTCAGAAATATAAATCTTGACAACTTTAAAAGGATCCGTGCTTCACGGGTTATTGCCAATAATGAGGGTATTAGAGAACACAAAAACTTTTTTAAAACTATTATGAGTTAA
- a CDS encoding AraC family transcriptional regulator encodes MEWLDRLNQSISYIEDNLAGEIDFEQAAKIACCSSFHFQRMFSYIANVSLAEYIRRRRMTQAAFELQNSDIRVIDLALKYGYDSPTSFSRAFQNVHGVPPSAAKSEGVILKAHPRMTFLISIKGEVEMNYRIEKKEAFRVVGAKRHFDLDVEKNFVQVPKFWGETFQNGMIVEIGQLSNKEPLGVLGISTCMNGKDFDYYIASATDKPKPENMHEYIVPTATWAIFECIGPMPAAIQELQKRIITEWLPTSGYEYADAPDIEVYPEGDTSSLNYKCEVWLPVTKK; translated from the coding sequence ATGGAATGGCTGGACAGGCTGAATCAATCAATAAGCTACATAGAGGATAATCTTGCAGGAGAAATAGATTTTGAACAAGCGGCAAAAATTGCATGCTGTTCATCCTTTCACTTTCAGAGGATGTTTTCCTATATTGCCAATGTATCTCTGGCAGAGTACATTAGACGCAGGCGTATGACCCAGGCAGCATTTGAACTGCAGAACAGTGATATAAGAGTAATTGATTTGGCATTAAAATATGGGTATGACTCTCCAACCTCATTTTCAAGAGCTTTTCAGAACGTTCACGGAGTACCTCCATCTGCTGCCAAAAGTGAGGGAGTTATACTGAAAGCTCATCCACGTATGACCTTCTTAATTTCAATTAAAGGAGAAGTGGAAATGAATTATAGGATTGAGAAGAAAGAAGCATTTCGTGTCGTAGGAGCTAAAAGGCATTTTGATTTGGATGTAGAAAAAAACTTTGTTCAAGTACCTAAGTTTTGGGGGGAGACATTCCAAAACGGCATGATTGTTGAGATTGGACAATTATCAAATAAAGAGCCATTGGGTGTATTGGGGATAAGTACATGTATGAACGGCAAGGATTTTGATTATTATATAGCATCCGCAACCGACAAGCCAAAGCCTGAAAACATGCACGAATATATAGTGCCAACAGCTACCTGGGCAATATTTGAATGTATTGGCCCTATGCCTGCTGCCATACAAGAGCTTCAGAAGCGGATTATAACCGAATGGTTGCCCACATCCGGCTACGAATATGCAGACGCACCGGATATTGAAGTTTATCCTGAGGGAGATACAAGCTCCCTGAATTACAAATGTGAAGTTTGGCTGCCAGTTACTAAGAAATAG
- a CDS encoding SPL family radical SAM protein: MSDIKYKEISCETAMNHLKRRMPYSWDLNIYRGCEHGCKYCYAIYSHEYLGSDNYFGDIYVKTNILEQLEKQLCDPKWKREIVNIGGVTDSYQAAEEHYGLMPEILKLLIKYKTPAIISTKSDLILRDYDLIDELSKITYINVAATVTTMDENIRKLIEPGGVESDRRFKMLKIFRKTNASVGLHVMPIIPYVTDSFENFDSLFRSAKDSGVHYVLPGTLYLRGKTRTVFFEFIKKEFPGLYNDLSILYKSGGADKEYKNSLYKTVNELRDKYNLSSSYTKPMKEKLKK, from the coding sequence ATGAGTGATATAAAATACAAAGAAATCAGCTGTGAAACTGCAATGAATCATCTTAAAAGAAGAATGCCCTATAGCTGGGATTTGAATATTTATAGAGGATGTGAGCATGGCTGCAAATACTGCTATGCAATCTATTCTCATGAATATCTCGGCTCAGATAATTACTTCGGCGATATATACGTGAAAACAAATATTTTGGAGCAGCTTGAAAAGCAGCTTTGTGATCCCAAATGGAAAAGAGAGATTGTAAATATAGGTGGTGTTACCGATAGCTATCAGGCTGCAGAGGAGCATTATGGATTAATGCCTGAGATTTTAAAGCTGCTTATAAAGTACAAAACTCCTGCCATTATATCAACCAAATCGGATTTGATACTAAGGGATTATGATTTGATTGATGAGTTATCCAAGATAACTTATATTAATGTTGCTGCAACTGTTACAACCATGGATGAAAATATTAGAAAGCTCATTGAGCCTGGTGGAGTGGAATCTGACAGGCGGTTTAAAATGCTTAAGATATTCAGAAAAACTAATGCCTCAGTAGGATTGCATGTAATGCCTATTATTCCTTATGTCACCGATAGCTTTGAGAACTTTGATTCGCTTTTCAGATCTGCAAAAGACAGCGGTGTCCATTATGTTTTACCGGGGACCTTGTATCTGAGGGGGAAAACAAGGACAGTATTCTTTGAATTTATAAAAAAGGAGTTTCCCGGTTTATATAATGATTTATCAATCCTTTATAAGTCAGGAGGAGCAGATAAGGAGTATAAGAATTCCTTGTATAAGACTGTCAATGAGCTGCGGGATAAATACAATCTCTCAAGCAGCTATACAAAGCCCATGAAGGAAAAGCTAAAAAAGTAG
- a CDS encoding DUF1697 domain-containing protein — protein sequence MNKYIILLRGINVGGKNKVSMKELKELFEKNGFFSVITYINSGNLIFSSEDSDVEFLKSKCEELILEKFKLAITVTVILADDLFESLSNAPKWWDVDKESKHNVLFVIPPMSVDEVFKEVGEIKPEYEKVGHYGRVIFWSAPIKTFSRTRWSKIVGSSVYNSITIRNSNTVKKILELCKKV from the coding sequence ATGAATAAATATATAATCTTACTTAGAGGCATTAATGTTGGAGGAAAAAACAAAGTGTCAATGAAGGAATTAAAGGAGCTATTTGAGAAAAACGGCTTCTTTAGTGTTATCACATATATAAATAGTGGAAACCTTATCTTTTCCAGCGAGGATTCTGATGTTGAGTTTTTGAAAAGCAAATGTGAGGAATTGATTTTGGAGAAGTTTAAGCTAGCCATTACTGTAACTGTTATACTGGCAGATGATCTTTTCGAATCGTTAAGTAATGCACCTAAATGGTGGGATGTTGATAAAGAATCCAAGCATAATGTTTTATTTGTAATACCGCCTATGTCTGTTGATGAGGTTTTTAAGGAGGTAGGGGAGATCAAGCCTGAATATGAAAAAGTTGGTCATTACGGCAGAGTTATTTTCTGGTCTGCACCAATTAAGACATTCTCAAGAACACGCTGGTCAAAAATTGTAGGTTCATCCGTATATAACAGCATTACAATTAGGAATTCCAACACGGTAAAGAAAATATTGGAGTTATGTAAAAAGGTATGA
- a CDS encoding cellulase family glycosylhydrolase, translating to MLVFVAVVAYGKLIKGDKQNIAESSSALPRSLDKSPDVVEETDKPQVATSEASKSKLDLEIKLGNSWENGGKKYSQIDVVVKNNSASEASGWSVEIPVSSNAKVDQIWNAVYTLKNEKITFKPAEFNGKIAANGNIGFGCILVDAGSINSSLAKLDGKVGDLVTAATGQNSGNFQNGSSQQNNQPSSQASSSPLELNVKGVPPPTTDDWLHTKGNKILDKNGKEVWLTGVNWFGYNTGTNVFDGLWAADLNASLSAIADRGFNLLRVPISSELILQWAAGKAPEANFNQAANSYLVGMNSLKIFDYVVGQCRANGMKIMIDIHSAKTDAMGHMKPVWYDGEMSEKDYLNSLSWMAERYKSDDTIIAFDLKNEPHGKPDEKPRAIWNDSKDPDNWKYIAEKAANAVLAKNPNVLILVEGIEIYPIDLKKNSDYKSTNKADYYFNWWGGNLRGVKDYPIDLGKNQDQLVYSPHDYGPSVFEQPWFKSGYTYDSLYKDCWKDNWMYIHEKNTAPLLIGEWGGFMKEPNLTWMTHLRKLIKTNKLNHTFWCFNSNSGDTGGLVLGDFVTWDEQKYKFVKDVLWQKNGKFVGLDHKIPLGKNGITLSSY from the coding sequence ATGCTAGTATTTGTCGCAGTTGTAGCATACGGCAAGCTTATAAAGGGAGATAAACAAAACATTGCTGAGAGCAGCAGTGCATTGCCAAGGAGTTTAGACAAATCCCCGGATGTGGTTGAAGAAACGGATAAGCCGCAAGTTGCAACTTCTGAAGCGAGCAAATCAAAATTAGATTTGGAAATAAAGTTGGGAAACAGCTGGGAAAATGGAGGTAAAAAGTACTCTCAAATTGATGTTGTTGTCAAGAACAACAGTGCAAGTGAAGCATCAGGATGGAGCGTTGAAATTCCGGTATCAAGCAATGCAAAGGTGGACCAGATTTGGAATGCTGTATATACTTTGAAGAATGAGAAAATAACATTCAAACCTGCAGAGTTTAATGGAAAGATAGCAGCTAACGGCAATATCGGATTTGGCTGCATATTGGTGGATGCAGGCAGTATTAATTCGTCATTGGCAAAGCTTGACGGCAAGGTTGGGGATTTGGTGACAGCAGCAACTGGACAGAACAGTGGAAATTTCCAAAATGGCAGCAGTCAACAAAACAACCAGCCTAGCAGTCAGGCAAGCAGTAGCCCCTTAGAATTGAATGTGAAAGGTGTTCCTCCTCCTACAACTGATGATTGGCTTCATACCAAAGGCAACAAAATATTGGACAAAAACGGTAAAGAGGTATGGCTCACCGGAGTTAACTGGTTTGGGTACAATACCGGAACCAATGTATTTGACGGACTTTGGGCTGCCGACCTGAATGCATCACTTTCAGCTATTGCAGATAGAGGGTTCAACCTGCTTAGAGTGCCAATCTCATCCGAGCTGATACTGCAGTGGGCCGCGGGAAAAGCTCCTGAAGCCAATTTCAATCAAGCGGCTAATTCATACCTTGTTGGGATGAATAGCCTGAAGATATTCGACTATGTTGTGGGGCAATGCAGGGCAAACGGGATGAAAATCATGATAGATATACACTCGGCGAAGACTGATGCAATGGGACATATGAAACCGGTTTGGTATGATGGTGAAATGTCGGAGAAGGATTATCTGAATTCATTATCCTGGATGGCAGAGCGTTATAAATCCGATGATACCATCATTGCCTTTGATTTGAAAAATGAACCTCATGGAAAACCGGATGAAAAGCCTCGTGCCATTTGGAATGATTCAAAGGACCCGGATAATTGGAAATACATTGCTGAAAAGGCTGCCAATGCAGTGCTTGCAAAGAATCCCAATGTTCTCATTCTGGTAGAAGGAATAGAGATATATCCGATTGATCTTAAAAAGAATTCCGATTATAAATCTACAAATAAGGCAGATTATTATTTTAACTGGTGGGGCGGCAACTTAAGGGGTGTAAAGGATTACCCCATTGACTTGGGCAAAAACCAGGATCAACTGGTGTATTCACCCCATGATTACGGACCTTCAGTTTTTGAGCAGCCCTGGTTTAAAAGCGGCTACACCTATGACAGCTTGTATAAAGATTGCTGGAAAGACAATTGGATGTACATACATGAAAAGAACACCGCACCTCTATTAATAGGAGAATGGGGAGGCTTCATGAAAGAACCCAACCTTACCTGGATGACACACTTAAGGAAATTGATAAAGACCAATAAGCTTAATCACACCTTTTGGTGTTTTAATTCCAATTCGGGAGATACCGGAGGTCTTGTACTTGGAGACTTTGTTACATGGGATGAACAAAAGTATAAATTTGTAAAAGATGTTTTATGGCAGAAGAATGGCAAGTTTGTTGGGCTTGATCATAAAATACCCCTTGGTAAGAACGGAATTACATTGAGCAGTTATTAG
- a CDS encoding FprA family A-type flavoprotein codes for MMDAIKISNNIFWVGKVDDRKVPFHRLVLERGTTYNSYLLNTEKPTVIDTVDIAYGKEYVDNLSKVINPESIEYIVINHVEPDHAGALPALAAKAKKARIVTTATAAELLKDMFRLHQREFVIIKDGDTLDIGGKTLKFFETPYLHTEETMITYAVEDKVLFPCDIFSTHIANYELFNDLAKGEYIEDFKVYYRLIMAPHRPYVRQMLDKVRDLDIKMIAPSHGYILRENAETFIKMYDEMSSLNDQRQSKKVTIVYSTMTGNTTKVAQKLAQGLEETGVDAYVFNLKNADADEVKKRIMESDGLLVGSSTKYADMVGNVEELLKSFEGDAGKNKTAAAFGSYGWSGEAIMHIEDYLQKAGFKVINQKYLIGSTGVDIPLFPLRVKFAREEGMSIAEEAGRVFGEQVLTQDA; via the coding sequence ATCATGGATGCGATAAAGATTTCAAATAATATATTTTGGGTAGGAAAAGTTGATGACAGAAAGGTTCCTTTTCACCGATTAGTTTTAGAGAGAGGTACCACATATAACAGCTATCTTTTAAATACAGAAAAGCCGACTGTTATTGATACAGTGGATATCGCTTATGGAAAGGAATATGTAGACAATCTGAGTAAGGTTATTAACCCTGAAAGCATCGAATATATAGTTATCAATCATGTTGAGCCCGATCATGCAGGTGCATTGCCTGCACTGGCAGCAAAAGCGAAAAAGGCCAGGATAGTTACAACAGCTACCGCAGCAGAGCTATTAAAAGATATGTTCAGGCTTCATCAGCGAGAGTTTGTTATTATAAAGGACGGAGATACCCTGGACATCGGGGGAAAAACGCTAAAATTTTTCGAAACCCCTTATTTGCATACCGAAGAGACAATGATTACTTATGCAGTTGAAGACAAGGTACTGTTTCCCTGCGACATATTCAGTACTCATATAGCCAATTATGAACTGTTTAACGATCTGGCAAAGGGTGAATATATAGAGGATTTCAAGGTTTACTACAGGCTCATTATGGCTCCTCATAGGCCTTATGTGAGGCAAATGCTTGATAAGGTCAGAGATTTGGACATAAAGATGATTGCACCTTCTCATGGGTATATTCTTCGTGAGAATGCCGAAACCTTTATAAAGATGTATGATGAGATGAGTTCTTTAAATGATCAGAGACAGTCTAAGAAAGTAACCATCGTGTATTCAACCATGACAGGAAATACAACCAAAGTTGCTCAAAAACTTGCACAGGGGCTTGAAGAAACAGGTGTGGATGCTTATGTTTTCAACTTGAAGAATGCCGATGCAGATGAGGTTAAAAAGCGGATTATGGAGAGTGACGGGTTACTTGTGGGAAGCTCCACCAAATATGCAGATATGGTAGGAAATGTGGAAGAGCTTCTTAAGTCCTTTGAAGGGGATGCAGGAAAAAACAAAACGGCAGCAGCTTTTGGTTCATACGGTTGGAGTGGTGAGGCTATTATGCATATAGAGGATTACCTCCAAAAAGCAGGATTTAAAGTAATAAATCAAAAGTACCTGATTGGAAGTACAGGTGTTGATATACCCCTATTTCCCCTGAGAGTTAAATTTGCTCGAGAAGAAGGCATGAGCATTGCAGAAGAGGCGGGCAGGGTATTTGGAGAACAGGTGTTGACACAGGATGCATAA